The following are encoded in a window of Castanea sativa cultivar Marrone di Chiusa Pesio chromosome 9, ASM4071231v1 genomic DNA:
- the LOC142609397 gene encoding uncharacterized protein LOC142609397 isoform X2: MDRKSRKRRNGCDSIEETLAKWKKLNNQYDFGKDGVDVTRKLPAKGSTKGCMPGKGGPENSGCKYRGVRQRTWGKWVAEIREPFNGDPALRKSSRLWLGTFDSAVEAALAYDEAAKAMYGNLARLNFPKYREESTYSNVLSSGKLYRSKVPVKESEEKRNCSEACVSNESTEELKVTPERSDQLKKERSEGCIRSQNNETEELKLEHTSRQPRKVKCKLRSDTNPSNDVEVEMLTVSKEMEGELIGGLKSSDFNNNRLHYEPMDAAPNTSIHCKSSDDAEIDMMEMREETNGEFAEALNSGDDFNGLYDLLHGVTTDVDYDPRTDNMAIMRDEKMGELSEICIFNDYIDSHNTCDVFDSHNTYDVSHDAPIDVNCNQLSYCKPCNVEGEMPMMKNKMKRELSDIMGFHYFSSFNDHSNDLHNPSFNVVKSDKALTREDMQENFTDSSCSNGFDNRSRYLHNWSTNRAIEPLGEGSSVNSTFKQEGNDDLGYPLRGWSSCFSHRLQNSDTYLPGSSNQKQELDSGVDFNLDLLKPDYNSGSSEQHTQPQFVKSEYDNRLMEEQQYFDLCFPKWEY, encoded by the exons AT GGATAGAAAATCAAGAAAGAGACGTAATGGGTGTGATTCAATAGAAGAAACTTTAGCAAAGTGGAAGAAATTAAACAATCAATATGattttggaaaagatggagTTGATGTGACACGTAAACTTCCGGCCAAGGGCTCAACAAAGGGGTGTATGCCAGGAAAAGGCGGCCCGGAGAACTCAGGTTGCAAATATAGAGGTGTTAGACAGAGGACTTGGGGCAAGTGGGTGGCCGAAATTCGGGAACCGTTTAATGGGGACCCTGCACTGAGAAAGAGTAGCCGGCTTTGGCTTGGTACTTTTGACAGTGCTGTTGAAGCAGCTCTTGCTTATGATGAAGCTGCAAAAGCTATGTATGGTAATTTGGCTCGTCTAAATTTCCCCAAGTACCGTGAGGAATCAACGTACTCCAATGTATTGTCCTCAG GCAAGCTTTACCGTTCCAAAGTCCCTGTTAAGGAATCAGAGGAGAAACGAAACTGTTCTGAGGCTTGCGTGTCAAATGAATCAACAGAGGAATTGAAGGTAACACCAGAACGTTCTGACCAGTTAAAAAAAGAACGTTCAGAGGGTTGCATACGTTCTCAGAATAATGAGACTGAGGAATTGAAGCTAGAACACACTTCGAGACAGCCTAGAAAAGTGAAATGTAAGTTAAGATCTGATACTAACCCTTCAAATGATGTTGAAGTTGAAATGTTGACAGTGAGCAAAGAAATGGAGGGAGAACTTATAGGAGGTTTAAAATCCAGTGATTTCAATAATAATCGATTGCATTATGAGCCCATGGATGCAGCCCCGAATACAAGTATTCATTGCAAGTCTTCTGATGATGCTGAAATCGACATGATGGAAATGAGGGAAGAAACTAATGGAGAATTTGCAGAAGCATTAAATTCTGGCGATGACTTCAACGGTCTTTATGATTTATTGCATGGTGTGACCACAGATGTGGACTACGATCCAAGAACTGATAATATGGCGATAATGAGAGATGAAAAGATGGGAGAATTATCAGAAATATGTATATTCAACGACTATATTGATTCCCACAATACTTGCGATGTATTTGATTCCCACAACACTTATGATGTATCGCATGATGCACCTATAGATGTGAACTGCAATCAATTAAGTTATTGCAAGCCTTGTAATGTTGAAGGTGAAATGCcgatgatgaaaaataaaatgaagagagaACTTTCAGACATCATGGGATTTCATTATTTTAGTAGTTTTAATGATCATAGTAATGACCTGCATAATCCTTCTTTTAATGTTGTCAAATCTGATAAAGCTTTGACAAGGGAAGACATGCAAGAAAATTTTACAGATTCCAGTTGCAGTAATGGTTTCGACAACAGGTCTCGCTACTTGCATAATTGGTCAACAAACAGAGCTATTGAGCCTTTGGGAGAAGGCAGCAGTGTTAATTCCACATTTAAACAAGAGGGTAATGATGATTTAGGCTACCCACTAAGAGGTTGGTCATCTTGTTTTTCTCACCGGTTGCAGAACTCAGACACTTACCTGCCTGGGAGCTCAAATCAAAAGCAAGAGTTAGATTCTGGCGTGGACTTCAATTTGGATCTCTTAAAGCCTGATTATAATTCCGGTTCATCTGAACAGCATACGCAGCCACAATTTGTGAAGTCAGAATACGATAATCGCTTAATGGAAGAGCAGCAatattttgatttatgtttcccCAAGTGGGAATATTAG
- the LOC142609397 gene encoding uncharacterized protein LOC142609397 isoform X1, with product MDRKSRKRRNGCDSIEETLAKWKKLNNQYDFGKDGVDVTRKLPAKGSTKGCMPGKGGPENSGCKYRGVRQRTWGKWVAEIREPFNGDPALRKSSRLWLGTFDSAVEAALAYDEAAKAMYGNLARLNFPKYREESTYSNVLSSGTFKSSPKELSDSYGVGEVKELMMNNLSPAGKLYRSKVPVKESEEKRNCSEACVSNESTEELKVTPERSDQLKKERSEGCIRSQNNETEELKLEHTSRQPRKVKCKLRSDTNPSNDVEVEMLTVSKEMEGELIGGLKSSDFNNNRLHYEPMDAAPNTSIHCKSSDDAEIDMMEMREETNGEFAEALNSGDDFNGLYDLLHGVTTDVDYDPRTDNMAIMRDEKMGELSEICIFNDYIDSHNTCDVFDSHNTYDVSHDAPIDVNCNQLSYCKPCNVEGEMPMMKNKMKRELSDIMGFHYFSSFNDHSNDLHNPSFNVVKSDKALTREDMQENFTDSSCSNGFDNRSRYLHNWSTNRAIEPLGEGSSVNSTFKQEGNDDLGYPLRGWSSCFSHRLQNSDTYLPGSSNQKQELDSGVDFNLDLLKPDYNSGSSEQHTQPQFVKSEYDNRLMEEQQYFDLCFPKWEY from the exons AT GGATAGAAAATCAAGAAAGAGACGTAATGGGTGTGATTCAATAGAAGAAACTTTAGCAAAGTGGAAGAAATTAAACAATCAATATGattttggaaaagatggagTTGATGTGACACGTAAACTTCCGGCCAAGGGCTCAACAAAGGGGTGTATGCCAGGAAAAGGCGGCCCGGAGAACTCAGGTTGCAAATATAGAGGTGTTAGACAGAGGACTTGGGGCAAGTGGGTGGCCGAAATTCGGGAACCGTTTAATGGGGACCCTGCACTGAGAAAGAGTAGCCGGCTTTGGCTTGGTACTTTTGACAGTGCTGTTGAAGCAGCTCTTGCTTATGATGAAGCTGCAAAAGCTATGTATGGTAATTTGGCTCGTCTAAATTTCCCCAAGTACCGTGAGGAATCAACGTACTCCAATGTATTGTCCTCAGGTACATTTAAAAGCTCACCAAAGGAATTATCAGATAGTTATGGTGTTGGTGAGGTTAAGGAATTAATGATGAATAATCTGTCCCCTGCAGGCAAGCTTTACCGTTCCAAAGTCCCTGTTAAGGAATCAGAGGAGAAACGAAACTGTTCTGAGGCTTGCGTGTCAAATGAATCAACAGAGGAATTGAAGGTAACACCAGAACGTTCTGACCAGTTAAAAAAAGAACGTTCAGAGGGTTGCATACGTTCTCAGAATAATGAGACTGAGGAATTGAAGCTAGAACACACTTCGAGACAGCCTAGAAAAGTGAAATGTAAGTTAAGATCTGATACTAACCCTTCAAATGATGTTGAAGTTGAAATGTTGACAGTGAGCAAAGAAATGGAGGGAGAACTTATAGGAGGTTTAAAATCCAGTGATTTCAATAATAATCGATTGCATTATGAGCCCATGGATGCAGCCCCGAATACAAGTATTCATTGCAAGTCTTCTGATGATGCTGAAATCGACATGATGGAAATGAGGGAAGAAACTAATGGAGAATTTGCAGAAGCATTAAATTCTGGCGATGACTTCAACGGTCTTTATGATTTATTGCATGGTGTGACCACAGATGTGGACTACGATCCAAGAACTGATAATATGGCGATAATGAGAGATGAAAAGATGGGAGAATTATCAGAAATATGTATATTCAACGACTATATTGATTCCCACAATACTTGCGATGTATTTGATTCCCACAACACTTATGATGTATCGCATGATGCACCTATAGATGTGAACTGCAATCAATTAAGTTATTGCAAGCCTTGTAATGTTGAAGGTGAAATGCcgatgatgaaaaataaaatgaagagagaACTTTCAGACATCATGGGATTTCATTATTTTAGTAGTTTTAATGATCATAGTAATGACCTGCATAATCCTTCTTTTAATGTTGTCAAATCTGATAAAGCTTTGACAAGGGAAGACATGCAAGAAAATTTTACAGATTCCAGTTGCAGTAATGGTTTCGACAACAGGTCTCGCTACTTGCATAATTGGTCAACAAACAGAGCTATTGAGCCTTTGGGAGAAGGCAGCAGTGTTAATTCCACATTTAAACAAGAGGGTAATGATGATTTAGGCTACCCACTAAGAGGTTGGTCATCTTGTTTTTCTCACCGGTTGCAGAACTCAGACACTTACCTGCCTGGGAGCTCAAATCAAAAGCAAGAGTTAGATTCTGGCGTGGACTTCAATTTGGATCTCTTAAAGCCTGATTATAATTCCGGTTCATCTGAACAGCATACGCAGCCACAATTTGTGAAGTCAGAATACGATAATCGCTTAATGGAAGAGCAGCAatattttgatttatgtttcccCAAGTGGGAATATTAG
- the LOC142609399 gene encoding uncharacterized protein LOC142609399: MDDLPIEKIAISGPTLASLIQRFSTSPGPIDGLLYGHVSLLTPSTLSDDTSSSSSSLPSTSTSTSLPPISSSSQTLIATITSFLSLSAGRVNPLLLPTPPPSSSLLGWFSARRRSPLRPSLREFSLSHSLSSLPSLSFPILSSRSSLSPCIFLLLSSPIHDQTIHTHEYRAYQFRSSLLSFDPKSIEVINIGPAFRSHYGAFSPNSPFPSLPCDHSSSMAVDDEKEGEERLRAEQTQLDDCAEGFQVGRLSKLMGNEAANYSAGLEDLYGKMLVKIETLARQVEQSSALVFEQENHNRKLKYKAARFTGSE; encoded by the exons atGGACGATCTTCCCATCGAGAAGATAGCAATATCAGGACCCACCCTAGCCTCCTTGATCCAACGGTTCTCCACTTCCCCAGGGCCAATAGACGGTCTCCTATACGGCCACGTGTCCCTCCTCACTCCCTCTACTCTCTCCGACGAcacttcctcttcctcctcttccCTTCCCTCCACTTCCACTTCCACTTCCCTCCCTCCCATTTCCTCTTCCTCCCAAACCCTAATCGCCACCATCACTTCCTTCCTCTCCCTTTCCGCCGGCCGCGTCAACCCCCTCCTCCTCCCCACTCCGCCGCCCTCCTCCTCCCTCCTCGGCTGGTTCTCCGCCCGCCGCCGCTCCCCCCTCCGCCCTTCCCTCCGCgaattctctctctcccactCCCTCTCCTCCCTCCCTTCCCTTTCCTTCCCAATCCTCTCCTCTcgctcctctctctctccttgcATTTTCCTCCTCCTCTCCTCTCCGATCCACGACCAAACCATCCACACTCACGAATACCGCGCCTACCAATTCCGCTCCTCTCTCCTTTCCTTCGATCCCAAATCCATCGAAGTTATCAACATCGGCCCAGCTTTCCGCTCCCATTACGGTGCGTTTAGCCCTAACTCCCCTTTCCCTTCTCTGCCTTGCGACCATAGCTCCTCCATGGCTGTCGACGACGAGAAGGAAGGGGAGGAGAGGCTGAGAGCTGAGCAGACTCAGCTCGACGACTGCGCCGAGGGATTCCAGGTTGGGAGATTGAGCAAGTTGATGGGAAATGAGGCCGCCAATTACTCCGCCGGATTGGAGGATTTGTACGGGAAAATGCTCGTTAAGATCGAGACCTTGGCGAGGCAAGTCGAGCAGAGCTCTGCTCTGGTTTTCGAGCAG GAAAATCATAATAGGAAGTTGAAATACAAAGCTGCTCGGTTCACTGGATCTGAATAA
- the LOC142608626 gene encoding probably inactive leucine-rich repeat receptor-like protein kinase IMK2, with protein sequence MDTKFRSPFVTNPFQFLHFPSKETTNWLSKVFLYTLLFFQILGFTKLVSGGHQWDGIIVTQADYQALRALKHELVDFKGVLRSWNDSGHGACSGGWAGIKCVNGQVIALQLPWKGLGGKISEKIGQLQALRKISLHDNVLAGNVPWSLGFLPNLRGVYLFNNQLSGSIPPSIGNCLLLQTLDLSNNALTGAIPSLENSTRLIRLNLSFNSLTGTIPNSLAKSHSLIFLALQHNNISGSIPNTWGQIGKNTYHLQFLTLDHNLISGTIPVSLSKLGWLEEISLSHNKLSGTIPSELGSLLRLQKLDLSYNAINGSFPVSLSNLSSLVSLNLEGNHLGNQVPEALDRLQNLTVLNLKNNQFKGQIPATIGNISGINEIDLSHNNFSGKIPDSLDNLANLTSFNVSYNNLTGAVPLLLSKKFNSSSFVGNILCGYDSSIPCPSLSPPQNNPGPFQGPTLKPHHHHHKLSTKDIILIAAGAVLAALLLLCCILLCCLIRKRAASKGKNGKTAKSAAALGSSEKEISSGTHVESGGETGGKLVHFDGPFLFTADDLLCATAEIMGKSAYGTAYKATLEDNNQVAVKRLREKTTKGHKEFESEVAALGKVRHPNLLALRAYYMGPKGEKLLVYDYLTNGSLASFLHARGPETIINWPTRMKIAKGIARGLCHLHAQEEMPHGNLTSSNIILDEQINAHIADFGLSRLMTAAANTNVIATAGSLGYNAPELSKMKKANTKTDVYSLGVIILELLTGKSPSEGMNGMDLPQWVASIVKEEWTNEVFDLELMRDAPIIGDELLNTLKLALHCVDPSAAARPEVQQVLQQLEEIKPELPGSSGDEGAGVLTAGDDGAVKLPSSASE encoded by the exons ATGGACACCAAGTTTAGGAGTCCATTTGTTACAAACCCATTTCAGTTTCTTCACTTTCCATCTAAAGAAACCACTAATTGGCTTAGTAAAGTTTTCCTTTATACCTTGTTGTTTTTTCAAATTCTGGGTTTTACTAAACTTGTTTCAGGTGGTCACCAATGGGATGGGATAATTGTTACTCAAGCAGATTATCAAGCACTCAGGGCCTTGAAACATGAGCTAGTCGATTTCAAAGGCGTGTTGCGCAGCTGGAATGACAGTGGTCATGGTGCTTGTTCTGGTGGGTGGGCAGGAATCAAGTGTGTAAATGGTCAAGTCATTGCTCTCCAGCTTCCTTGGAAGGGATTGGGTGGCAAAATCTCTGAGAAGATTGGCCAGCTTCAAGCTCTTAGAAAGATTAGCCTCCATGACAATGTTCTTGCTGGCAATGTTCCTTGGTCTCTTGGTTTCTTACCCAATCTCAGAGGGGTGTACCTCTTCAATAACCAGCTTTCGGGTTCCATCCCTCCTTCAATTGGTAACTGTCTTCTCCTTCAGACTCTTGATTTAAGTAATAATGCACTCACTGGGGCAATTCCTAGTCTTGAAAACTCCACCAGGTTAATTAGACTCAATCTGAGCTTCAATTCATTGACGGGTACAATCCCAAATAGTCTCGCTAAATCCCATTCTTTGATCTTCCTTGCTCTCCAGCACAACAATATCTCTGGCTCTATTCCTAATACTTGGGgtcaaataggaaaaaatacTTACCACCTTCAGTTCTTGACTCTTGATCATAATCTTATCTCTGGAACAATTCCTGTTTCTCTTAGCAAGTTGGGTTGGCTTGAAGAGATTTCTCTTAGCCATAACAAGCTTTCTGGGACCATACCTAGTGAGCTAGGCAGCCTCTTGAGGCTCCAAAAGCTAGATTTGTCATACAATGCTATTAATGGAAGCTTTCCTGTTAGCCTTTCCAACCTTTCCTCTCTTGTTTCATTGAATCTAGAGGGCAACCACCTTGGAAACCAGGTCCCAGAAGCACTGGACAGGTTACAAAACCTTACAGTACTCAATCTAAAGAATAATCAATTCAAAGGCCAAATCCCAGCAACCATAGGGAATATCTCGGGCATTAACGAAATTGATTTGTCTCATAATAATTTCAGCGGAAAAATTCCAGATTCACTTGACAACTTAGCAAATCTCACTTCTTTCAATGTTTCTTACAACAATCTGACTGGTGCAGTCCCATTGCTCCTTTCGAAAAAGTTCAATTCAAGCtcttttgtaggcaatattCTATGTGGGTACGACTCTTCTATCCCATGTCCTTCTTTATCTCCACCTCAAAACAATCCAGGACCATTCCAAGGGCCTACTTTGAAAccgcaccaccaccaccacaaactaAGCACCAAGGACATAATTCTCATAGCAGCTGGTGCAGTCTTAGCCGCTCTGCTTCTTCTGTGTTGCATTTTGCTTTGTTGTTTGATCAGGAAAAGAGCTGCTTCAAAAGGAAAGAATGGTAAAACCGCGAAAAGTGCTGCTGCTTTGGGAAGTTCCGAGAAGGAAATTTCTTCTGGCACTCATGTTGAATCTGGAGGTGAAACAGGTGGCAAATTAGTTCACTTTGATGGGCCATTTCTCTTTACAGCTGATGATCTATTGTGTGCAACTGCTGAAATAATGGGAAAGAGCGCTTATGGAACTGCATACAAGGCTACTTTAGAGGATAATAATCAAGTTGCTGTGAAGAGGTTGAGAGAAAAGACTACAAAGGGTCATAAGGAGTTTGAATCTGAGGTTGCTGCACTAGGCAAAGTTCGACACCCAAATCTCCTAGCCCTTAGAGCTTATTACATGGGACCCAAGGGAGAGAAGCTTCTTGTCTATGATTACTTGACTAATGGAAGTCTAGCATCCTTCCTTCATG CTCGTGGGCCAGAAACCATTATCAATTGGCCAACAAGGATGAAAATTGCCAAGGGCATTGCACGTGGTTTATGCCACCTGCACGCACAAGAGGAAATGCCACATGGAAATCTCACATCGAGCAACATAATACTTGATGAGCAGATCAATGCCCACATTGCAGACTTCGGCCTCTCTCGTCTTATGACAGCTGCTGCTAACACCAATGTGATTGCCACTGCAGGCTCACTTGGCTACAATGCACCAGAGCTCTCAAAGATGAAGAAGGCCAACACAAAGACTGATGTCTATAGTCTTGGTGTGATTATATTGGAGCTCTTGACTGGGAAATCACCCAGTGAAGGCATGAATGGGATGGATTTGCCCCAATGGGTGGCGTCAATTGTGAAGGAGGAATGGACAAACGAAGTTTTTGATTTGGAGCTCATGAGGGATGCGCCAATTATAGGCGACGAGTTGCTTAACACATTGAAATTAGCTCTGCATTGTGTTGATCCTTCAGCAGCAGCACGGCCAGAAGTTCAACAAGTTCTTCAGCAGCTAGAAGAGATTAAGCCAGAGCTGCCAGGAAGTTCAGGTGATGAAGGTGCTGGAGTGCTAACAGCAGGTGATGATGGAGCAGTCAAACTGCCATCATCAGCAAGTGAATGA
- the LOC142610930 gene encoding PRA1 family protein B4, with product MSSTTSPPILPISNTTATTTTAQSSQPPIATPAFRNFLSNVTESVRNNLAQRRPWSELVDRSAFSKPESFSDATLRVRKNYSYFRINYLTVIALVLAFSLLTNPLSLLVLLGLLSAWLFLYLFRPSDQPLVLFGRTFSDKETLGILAVSSIFVIFLTSVGSLLISALLIGVALVCAHGAFRVPEDLFLDEQENVSTGFLSFLGGAASNAAVAAAAASPAVAARV from the coding sequence ATGTCCTCCACCACATCTCCCCCAATTCTCCCAATCTCAAacaccaccgccaccaccaccaccgcccaATCGTCCCAACCACCAATCGCCACCCCAGCTTTTCGCAACTTCCTCAGCAACGTAACCGAATCGGTCCGCAACAACCTCGCCCAGCGCCGCCCGTGGTCCGAACTCGTGGACCGATCCGCTTTTTCGAAACCCGAATCCTTCTCCGACGCCACCCTCCGCGTCCGCAAGAACTACTCCTACTTCCGCATCAACTACCTCACCGTCATCGCACTAGTCCTcgctttctctctcctcactaaccctctctctctcctcgTCCTCCTCGGCCTCCTCTCCGCTTGGCTCTTCCTCTACCTCTTCCGCCCCTCCGATCAGCCTCTTGTCCTCTTTGGCCGCACTTTCTCCGATAAGGAAACCCTAGGCATCCTCGCCGTTTCGAGCATCTTCGTCATCTTCCTCACCTCCGTCGGATCGCTACTCATCTCAGCTCTCCTCATCGGAGTCGCTCTTGTTTGCGCTCACGGCGCGTTTAGGGTTCCGGAAGATCTGTTTCTCGATGAACAAGAAAATGTCTCCACCGGATTTCTCTCCTTCCTTGGCGGCGCCGCTTCAAACGCCGCAGTCGCCGCAGCTGCAGCATCTCCTGCCGTCGCCGCACGCGTCTGA